The genome window GACCATGCGCTCCAGGGAGAGCAGCTCCGGCGTCATGGCCGACGTGCCCTCGACCGCGCCGGGCTTGGCCGACGACACGACCATCGTCGCGCCGTACACTTCCTCCCGAGCCTCGCAGGTCGCGGTGGAGCCCGGCGCGACCATCATCGGGTCCACCCTCACCACCATGAAGGCCGTCTGGCCCGCCCGCACCAGGTTGAGCGGCACCTCCCCGGTGCCGATGCGCAGAATGGGCGCCGTGGTCCGCGCGCCGTTCGACGACACAATGGTCAGGTCGTCGCCCGTGTGAAAGACGCCCGACCGCACGGTCACCTGCATCTGGCACTCCTCCGTGGAGGCGGGATACACGTTCTGCACCGTCAGCAGGTTCTGATCGGTGTCCTGGGCCGGGTTGGAAACGGCTTCGCGCAGGCGGGCCTGGGAGATTTCGTCCCGAAGCCTGGCCAGCGTGTCGGCGTCCACCTTGCCCTCCAGACGCCCCGCGCACTCCTCCGCCTCGTCGGGGCGGCCAAGCTGCGCCAGGCACACCGCGCGGTAGTACGTCACATGGCGGCTGTTGGGCCGTTCGCGCTCCAAGCCCTCCAGGATGGACAGGCACGCATCGCGGTTTCCGGCCTGAAGTTTCGCCAGCGCATCCTCATAGAGGGAGGAGGCCTCCTCGTTTGTCATCGCCATGGTCTGTGTCCTTGTTGCCGGGAATGCCCGCGCACCGTTTCATCATACCCGCCGGGGTCCGCCTCCGCCACTTTCCGGGGGCGGTATGTTCCCCGGGTGTGGCCTGTGCTAGACTTCCCGCGTTTGCGGGGACGAAAAACCACCCAAAAGGAATCTATACATGGACGAATTGACCTCTCTCCAGCGGAAACACCTCCGCGGACTGGCCCAGGCCCTGGACGCCGTTGTAATCGTCGGCAAGCAGGGTGTGACCGAGAATCTGGTCCGGGCGGTGGCCGCCGCGCTCGAGGCCCACGAACTGGTTAAGGTCCGGTTCAACGAGTTTAAAGACGAGAAGGCGGCCCTGTCGGAACAAATCCGCGAGGCCACCGGCAGTGTGATTCCCGGGCGCATCGGGCATGTGGTGCTCTTCTTCCGCAGACACCCCGACCCGGAGAAGCGCCGGATCACCCTGCCCGACGCCCCCAAGCCGCCCAAACGCCCCCCGGTCATTTGAACCGCTCCACCTGAGTGCCGTTCTTGGTGAACAGCTTGTCTCCGGAAATGTAGACTGTCTCGTCGAGAGACTGGCCGCCAAACTGCCCTGAGACGTTGAACTTGTCGTAGTCCAACTGCCAGGTGCCCTGCAGGTAATCCACGCCTATCATGGATTTGAGCATGGGATGGTACACGTACAGCACACCATTCGGCATGACCGCCACTTTCAGCTTGTACTGGTCCGCCTGAAGCGCCCATTCCGTTCCGACAATGTTGCTGGCGTTAAGGAGCGGCGGTTCGCGCGGTGTGGTGGCGGCAGCGGGCGCGCCCCCCGGAGCGGCCTGCCCCGCCGCAGGGGCGGTGGCCCCCGCGCCCTGGCGGCTGTTTTTTACCTGCTGCATCACTATGGGCAAGCCCAAGAACGCGGCCAGCGCCGCAGCCACCACAATCAAAAATTTGTTGCTGTCCATGATGCTCCACCCCCGGTTTGCGTACCTTTTCCCTTTTCCGCCTGCAATTGCCGATTTTACTGTAAGAATTATAGCATGGACGGCCCCGTTTGCCAATAATATTCTTTTCGGTGGCCGTCTGGTGTTCTCCGCCTCTCCGGCAAAGCTTGAAGCGAAGGCCGGGTTTTGCGCAGACTGTGCCCTCGAACCGGCCGGTGCGGCGGGCTGAACGCCGCACCCCATTCCGAAAAAAGGAGCTCCGCAAAATGAATCTGTCCTTTCTGCCTGTGACGATGATGGCGTTGTCGCTTGGCCTTTCCGCCGCTGCCGCCCCGGCGCCCCATCATCTGCGCTGTGAATACCGAACCAACCCGCACGGGATCGACACCCTTCAGCCGCGTCTGTCCTGGAACATGGCGGCGGACGGGCGCGGGCAGGCGCAGACGGCCTACCAGGTGCTGGTGGCCTCCTCCGCCGCACTGCTGGCGGAGGACAAGGGCGACCTGTGGGATTCGGGACAGGTGGCCTCAGACGCCTCCATCCAGATTGAATACGCGGGCGCGGCCCCCGCGTCGTTCCAGGACTGTTTCTGGAAGGTCCGCGTGTGGGACAAGGGCGGCGCCCCCTCTTCGTGGAGCGAGCCCGCGCACTGGAGCATGGGCGCGCTGGAGGAAAAGGACTGGGCCGGGGCAAAGTGGGTCGGCCTGCCCGGCGGGGAGCAGATGTCCGCCGAAGAGACGGATTTCCTGAAGGCCACCTGGATCTGGGGGCAGGAGGCGTCCCCGGAGAGCGCCGCCGCCGTCGGCACCCGGTACTTCCGCCTGCCCCTCACCGTGCCGGAGGACCTCCTCAGCGCGGTCTGCGTGTTCTCCGCCGACAACTCGGCGACCTTCTTCGTGAACGGCGAGAAGATGGGGCAGTGCTCCGACTTCCGCGGCGCGGTGGTGGTGGATGTCACCAAGCGCCTCCAGCCCGGCGCCAACACGCTCGCCGTGTCCGTGTCCAACGCGGGCGACGGGCCGAACCCTGCGGGCCTGCTCATTTCCCTGCGGATGGAGACGGCCTCCGGCGGGATTATCGCGCTGTCCGGCGCGGAGGGCTGGAAGTCCTCGACGACCGGCGGCAAGGACTGGGAGAAGCCCGGTTTCGACGACGGCGCGTGGGAGGCGGCGAAGGTCATCGGACAGAACGGCATGGGGCCGTGGAACGAGATCAAGCCGTCGGCCTCCCGCGTGCTGCCCGCGCGCATGCTGCGCCGCGAGTTTGAGGCGAAGCCGGCCCTGCGCCGCGCCGTGGTGGCCTATTCCGGCCTCGGGCTGTCGGAGCTGTACCTCAACGGCGAGAAGGTCGGCGACGAGGTGCTGTCTCCCGGCTGCACGCAGTACAACAAGCGCGTCTTCTACCTGGTCCACGACGTGACCGACCGGATCACCCCGGGGAAGAACGCCCTCGGCGCGTGGCTGGGCAACGGCCGCTACTACGCCCCCCGGCTCACGGAGCCCACGAAGACCGACACCTACGGGTTTCCCAAGCTCCTCCTCGCGCTGCGTTTGGAGTACGCCGACGGCACCGTGGAGACCGTGTGGTCCGACGCGTCGTGGAAACTGACCGACCAGGGGCCGATCCGCGCGAACAACGAGTACGACGGCGAGACCTACGACGCGCGGAGGGAGATGCCCGGCTGGAACGCGCCGGGCTTCGACGACGCCGCGTGGCAGGCCGCGCAGGAGATGGAGGGGCCGACGGGCGTCCTCTCCGCCCAGATGATGGAGCCGATCCGCGTCGTTGAGACGGTCCACCCCATTTCCGTCAGCAGCCCCAAGCCCGGCATGTACATCTATGACATGGGCCAGAACATGGTCGGCTGGGTCCGCATGACCGTCCGCGGCCCGAAGGGGACGACGGTCCGCCAGCGCCACGCCGAGCTGCTCAAGGACGACGGCACGCTGTACCTCGACAACATCCGCGGGGCGAAGGTCACCAACGACTACACCCTGAAGGGGGAGGGCGTGGAGGTTTTCGAGCCCCGCTTCACCTACTTCGGGTTCCGCTACCTCGAGATCACGGGGCATCCCGGCGAGCCGTCGCTGGACGACATTGTCGGCATGGTGGTCCACGACGACGTGGCCCCGGCGGGCACCTTTGCCTGCTCGAACAAACTGGTGAACCAGATCGAGAAGAACATCCGCTGGGGCGTGCGCGGCAACTACCGCAGCATGCCCACCGACTGCCCCCAGCGCGACGAGCGCCAGGGCTGGCTCGGCGACCGCTCCGCGGAGTGCCAGGGCGAGACCTACCTCTACGACATCTCCGCCCTCTACGCCAAGTGGGTCTGCGACATGGAGGACGCCCAGCTCGACACGGGCAGCGTCTCCGACGTGTGCCCCGCCTACTGGCCGCTGTACAACGACAACGTCACCTGGCCCAGCAGCTTCATCATCATCCCCTCCATGCTGCACCGCCAGTACGGCGACACGCGCGTCATGGCGCGCCACTACGAGGGCATGAAGAAGTGGATCACCCACATGTCGCAGTACATCAAGGACGGCATCCTGCCGCGCGACAACTACGGCGACTGGTGCGTGCCCCCGGAGGAGCAGCACCTCATCCACTCCAAGGATCCCGCCCGCAAGACCCCCGGCGACTTCCTCGGCACCGTCTACTTCATCCACGACCTGAACCTCATGGCCGGGTACGCCCGCCAGATGGGGAAGGACGCCGACGCCGCCGAATTTGACGCCCGCGCCAAGGAGATGACGACGGCCTTCAATGACAAATTCCTGGACAGGAAGGAGAAGAAGTACGCCAACGGCACCGAGACCTCCTGCGTCCTGCCGCTGGCCTTCGGCGTCGCGCCGGAGGACATGCGCCAGCCCCTCTTCGACCGCCTGGTCAACAGCATCATGGTCAAGGGCGGCGGCCACCTCTCCACCGGCCTTGTGGGCGGGCAGTGGCTCAACCGGGTGCTGACCGACGGCGGCCGGCCCGACGTGTCCTACACCCTTGCCAGCCAGAAGGACTACCCGAGCTGGGGC of Candidatus Hydrogenedentota bacterium contains these proteins:
- a CDS encoding family 78 glycoside hydrolase catalytic domain; this translates as MNLSFLPVTMMALSLGLSAAAAPAPHHLRCEYRTNPHGIDTLQPRLSWNMAADGRGQAQTAYQVLVASSAALLAEDKGDLWDSGQVASDASIQIEYAGAAPASFQDCFWKVRVWDKGGAPSSWSEPAHWSMGALEEKDWAGAKWVGLPGGEQMSAEETDFLKATWIWGQEASPESAAAVGTRYFRLPLTVPEDLLSAVCVFSADNSATFFVNGEKMGQCSDFRGAVVVDVTKRLQPGANTLAVSVSNAGDGPNPAGLLISLRMETASGGIIALSGAEGWKSSTTGGKDWEKPGFDDGAWEAAKVIGQNGMGPWNEIKPSASRVLPARMLRREFEAKPALRRAVVAYSGLGLSELYLNGEKVGDEVLSPGCTQYNKRVFYLVHDVTDRITPGKNALGAWLGNGRYYAPRLTEPTKTDTYGFPKLLLALRLEYADGTVETVWSDASWKLTDQGPIRANNEYDGETYDARREMPGWNAPGFDDAAWQAAQEMEGPTGVLSAQMMEPIRVVETVHPISVSSPKPGMYIYDMGQNMVGWVRMTVRGPKGTTVRQRHAELLKDDGTLYLDNIRGAKVTNDYTLKGEGVEVFEPRFTYFGFRYLEITGHPGEPSLDDIVGMVVHDDVAPAGTFACSNKLVNQIEKNIRWGVRGNYRSMPTDCPQRDERQGWLGDRSAECQGETYLYDISALYAKWVCDMEDAQLDTGSVSDVCPAYWPLYNDNVTWPSSFIIIPSMLHRQYGDTRVMARHYEGMKKWITHMSQYIKDGILPRDNYGDWCVPPEEQHLIHSKDPARKTPGDFLGTVYFIHDLNLMAGYARQMGKDADAAEFDARAKEMTTAFNDKFLDRKEKKYANGTETSCVLPLAFGVAPEDMRQPLFDRLVNSIMVKGGGHLSTGLVGGQWLNRVLTDGGRPDVSYTLASQKDYPSWGYMVEKNATTIWELWNGDTADPAMNSGNHVMLVGDLNIWFYEHVAGIRPAAPGFKKILLDPVILDGLDFAEASHRSPYGQIFSRWDKKDGKLTWRVTIPANTTAELRVPAADTAKVTESGAPVKQAAGLSFVKTDNGKAVFEAGSGTYVFEIAG
- a CDS encoding YhbY family RNA-binding protein; protein product: MDELTSLQRKHLRGLAQALDAVVIVGKQGVTENLVRAVAAALEAHELVKVRFNEFKDEKAALSEQIREATGSVIPGRIGHVVLFFRRHPDPEKRRITLPDAPKPPKRPPVI